A genomic region of Syntrophorhabdaceae bacterium contains the following coding sequences:
- a CDS encoding YfcE family phosphodiesterase has protein sequence MGVYEYVHNIIFSGDFSKCYLSALLSLTYLFFSYTLNIGAMKIGVLSDTHLTSVTEDFKKTLKKQFGDMDMIIHGGDMTSVAVHDYLSNWELRAVRGNMDDYELGAILPVKRVELIMGKKVGIIHGRGSPHNIEDIVFSEFQDVDIIIFGHSHVPANVRRGGVVMFNPGSYRGSYSHKGTVGMIEIDKGGEMTLRHIEV, from the coding sequence ATGGGTGTATATGAATATGTACATAATATAATATTTTCAGGCGATTTCAGCAAGTGCTATTTGTCAGCGTTGCTTTCATTGACATACCTGTTTTTTTCCTATACATTAAACATCGGTGCAATGAAGATAGGCGTACTTTCCGATACCCATCTAACGAGCGTGACAGAAGACTTTAAAAAGACGTTGAAAAAACAGTTTGGCGACATGGACATGATAATCCACGGAGGCGATATGACGTCTGTTGCCGTTCACGATTATCTCTCCAACTGGGAACTCAGGGCAGTCAGGGGCAATATGGACGATTATGAGCTGGGGGCGATCCTCCCCGTGAAACGTGTTGAACTGATCATGGGGAAAAAGGTCGGGATAATCCATGGCAGGGGATCACCACACAACATTGAAGATATTGTTTTTAGTGAGTTTCAGGATGTTGATATAATTATATTCGGGCACTCCCATGTCCCGGCGAATGTCAGGAGGGGAGGGGTGGTCATGTTCAACCCCGGAAGTTACAGGGGGTCTTATTCGCATAAAGGCACAGTGGGAATGATTGAGATAGATAAAGGCGGGGAAATGACCTTACGGCATATTGAGGTATAA